The genomic stretch TGTGCCAGGTGTACCCTCAGATTAAGTAGACACATCCTCCTGGAGTGTCAGtccacatttttatattaaaaacaaacattagttTAATACTAATAACActgaaaaattcatattaaagtttaattttcCAGGCAGCTTCTTGTGACAGCCTTGGGGctatctgttcatttttttgtataattAGGTGTACTTCTGgaaaagtctgagaagcactgtaATACGCAATTATACCAGGCAAAATCTGGTAAGCATTGAAATAAAAGTGTTAATAAAGTGTTATAGGGGTTCGTAGGAAGAGTCATATTCAGTTTAGATTCCCTACCACCtgtgaccaagaaaaaaaaaaagacttcatggggtggggggtggcacttgaaataagggtttttttttgttttgttttttattcaagtaaACTCTACATTCAacgtgagactcaaactcatcaaccaGCTTGTGACTGAATTAGCCAGGTCTCCCTGAGATAAGTTTTAAAGAACTCATCAGTTTTCTGGGTaaaggtgaaggaaggaagggtattCCAGGTGATAGGTGCAACACAAAGGCTAGAAAAATAGAATCGAGTGCAGAACATGGAGGGCTTTGAATGCCAGGATAAGGCACTTGTGAATAATTTAGTAATCCATGAGAGAGACATTTAAGGTTTTTAGGCCAGAGAGTGGGCAGATCAGAACTTCCCCTTTAGGAAGATTCATTTGgagataatgaataaaaataattcagaattcCATGCAGAAAGACCCCAGAAGTGGCAGTCTAGCAAGGAGTGCACTACAATACTCTAGGTGGAAGAGAATTGGGATTTAAACTAGAAATGTGGTAGTTTATAGAAAACTGTGAACATAATTGAGAAAGTCTGTGTCTATGAGATTCACAGCTGAGTGAATACAGGGAATGAGGTGGCCATGTGTTTCAGGGTAATATTGCAGAAATAATTCAAGAAGTCAATATGAGAATGGAATTGGAAACAGAAAATGAGGAGTTCAGCTTTGAGAACATTGACTTTTTAAGACAAATGGGCCATTTGGTGGAGTTATCCAGTCAATGAAGCCTTTGGATAAATGACCCGAGATCTCCAGCATAGCTACCATTTTAGAGGTCTAGGAAATGTAGACCTAGAGTTTGGGAGAAAAGTAGAAGGTCACTATGAGCAAAACTTGGACTTCTTCATGTAAATGTAAGTAAAGTTGTGGAAGTAAATGAGATCACCTAAGGAGAATGAAAGAGTCCCAAGATGGAAAACTGGATAAAAGTTGGTAAGGGACACAGACACAAATGATCAGAGGGGTAAGGAGAAGAACCAGGAAAAAAGTGACAGAAGTTGAAGATGGAGGGGACAAAATTGCATGCAGTTAAAGAGTGAGGAAGTGATAGCAATATTCAACAGTAAAGCAGAGGAAGGAATTAGAATAATGAAGAGGAGGCagaactctgttttctttttgggaaaaCAGACACAATTCAAGCATGTTTTCAGAAAAGGGCAAGAGGCTAATTGAGAGAAACTAAAAAGGTAATGAATCCgttttgtttcagtttatttattattgagagagagacacacacacacagagcgtgagtgggggaggggcagagagagagtgaatccgaagcaggctctgcactgccagggtagagcctgatgcagggcttgaactgtgagaccatgacctgagccaaagtcagacacttaatgaactgagccacccaggttctgcTGTAATTAtccattttaaagagaagataAAGAATTAAAGTCTCAGGGGAGATCATTAGatcaagagggagagaaacagatgtGTTGAAGGGGAAATTGTACAGAGAGATTTTGAAGTAgttaaacatttaaggaagtcACGTTGAATGTCCTTGCTTTTCTGCGGTCAATcttttgagaataaaaaggaTGGCAGGGTGGGATAGAGAATCTAGGAAAGGTGGGGGTAGAAACAGCACTATAGAAAATAGCAATGATTCCTAAAAGATCTAAGATTAGATAGGTATGGATTTGTAGTAGTCTTAATCACCATGGCTTTGTGACTTTGGTCAATAACTCCTGGCTGTCTTGATGTGGAGAAAACAGCCAGCCTGTTAATAAGGACAAAGGACTGGTAAAGAAGGAACAGTGGAGGGAAGACAATGAGGAAGTCCATATTGGTTTGCCAGTTTGTTGAAATACCTGACCATAGCATTGAGGCTCTCTAGGAAGGATGGAATAGAAAGGCGATGGAGAACTGGGCATGACACAGAAGGAAGCTCAGATTTGGTGGGGATGCTAAGAGGCGGAAGAGTAGGAGGTCATAGTGAGGGGAATTTGAGGGTGTATCTAGGAAGGTGGAGAAATTGCAGGTTACGATGAGCTCCAGCCTATAATTGTAATTGATGGTAGATATGCAGGGATATAAAGTCACTGACTTTGATGTAATCAAGCACACGTGAAGTCACAAATGTTGAAGTCTCAGAGCATAATGATAGGGAAGGGGTTTAGGACAGGGTGACTGTGACCCATAGTCATAGGTGGGAATGAGCTATAAGTTTCCAATGTATGTATTTAAACACATAAGTCACCACATTGTGTGCCTTACATTGTGTAGAAAAACTACAGTATTAGGTAAGTATGTGTGACACCAAATGGTTTGTACTCATAAGTGTTTAAAAGATCATTTCTAGCTGAGCTGGGCAAGGAATGTTTCAGACAAGGCGGAACCTGAACCCAGACCCTAAGGATGAATAGGAAGGTTGGAGAttggcagagggtgggggaggaaaggaagacaatTTAGAGGACAACCTTATCTTATAAAAGGTTAGAGGGTAACTGAAGACaatggaagagggagagggaaactaTAGCAAGAGTAACAATTTCctagggggagagagagcctgCTAGCCCaatctgtatttttgaaaatctccCTAAGGACAGTCTATAAATAAGGCTAATCTAGGAACCTGTGTGGAAGCAGCAAACCATGAAGCTGTTCAGGTTGCCGGGGTCCTGAGGAGACTCGTAAGTCATAGTCAAGTGTTGGGGTTTCATGAGGACACGGGGAAACCTGATTTCAAGCAGGAAAATTGTACTGTTAGACGGGATTTGTAAAGACTTAACTGGAGTAGCTGGGTGGAGAGTGGACTGGAGGAAAGGCGAGACCAGCTGGACATCTGCCTGTGGTAGGCCAGGTGAGAGTTGAGGCCTGATCAAAGGCAGAAGCCATGTAAATGAAGGAGCCGAAGAGACAAATGATACCGGAGGTGGGGAATAAAGATGAGAGAACCAAGGATGAATCCCAGGTTCCTGAGTGAAGTGCCATTTACAGAGAAGCAAATCCAAGAAGAGGCAATTGGAGGGAAGAAAGTAAGGAGAGAAGAAGACCTGAACTTCTtaccttttgggtttttttttcttgcttatgtCTGACTGTTTCAGGTCAGGAcctaaatatatttacagtatggGATGGGATATCTGGGAATAACACTGTACAACTTGCCAATGCATAAGCTACTTTCTACAGAAGAAtggccataaaaacaaaaacaaaaaacatgagacTGCAGAAATATCTGGGTCTCTTAGCACCCTCTGATGGGCCAAATTGAGAATATTAGGAAATTAACCAAGCTCTATCATCTCCTTGCCTCCTTAACAAACTTATACTCTTAGAACTGGCCCCAAGTGTAGCCTGAGGAAAGGAGCTAAGTGATCAAAATAATACAGTTaaagataaatttcaaaaaaggaaaaacatgttgGGGCGCCTTGGAggctgtctgttaagcatctctccccctccctcctctgcccctctcctgcttgtgctctctcaaagtgataaactttaaaaaaaaaaaaaaaagattatctttttctccctctgtccctctcccccacccgctTGTatgcgctctctctaaaattaaaaaaaaagaaaattatgaggaAAATCATAACTTACACAAATGATGGAACTAATAAGGTATTAAACTGGCTCAAAAGAGAatctgaaggggcacctgggtggctcagctgttttaagcgtcatgatctcacagttcgtgagtgtgagccccacatcaggctctgcaccgacagcgtgggggctgcttgggattctctctctcccttcctcgctGGATCTCCCCCgctcagagggaagggaaaggaaaggaaaggaaaggagaggaggggagaggggagaggggagaggggaggggggaggggggagaggggagaggggaggggagggggagggggagggggagggaagcgaagggaagggaagggaagggaagggaagggaagggaagggagaaaggaaaggaggaaggaaaagagagaggaaggaagagaaaaagaaaggaaagaaggaaggaaggaaagaaggaaagaaggaaggaaagaagaaaggagaaagaaggtgaaagaaggagaaagaaggaaagaaaggaggaaagaaaaagacaggaaggaagaaaggaaggaaggaagaaaggaagaaaggaaacagaaaaggaaagaaaggaaaagaaaaggaaagaaaagaaaaaagaggaaaaaaaaaaagatacccttCTGAAGGGGTAAAAGTCCCTAGATTCCTGAGTTTCTAAGGTAAGTTCAGATAAAATTTGCTCTATACTTAGGGAGGTTCAAGTAAgttgagaaaaacaaagtggtGGACAGACTACTGATATTCAGGGGGAAAGAACTACACAGAACATGTCTGTTTAAAAAGCTCTTTTGGAGTACTTGATCCCACCCCCCAAAGTTGAATCTACTTTTTTACAATTTGGAATATAAAGGAAACTGATGACATTGAGTTGGACTGCTAGAAATAGGAGATTTCTGCCAGGAAGTGACCCTCACTTTGTCTGACTTGCATTCTGAGATAATTTTACTGCTTCCTGGGAGAGATAGCTCCCTTTCTCACTTAAAACACAGTCATCCATGTCTGGTCTCTTTCCATTGGAACTCACTGGGGAGAAAAGGCAGACAGACCAAAGTCTTGGAAAGAACTGGGGACACAGGAACAGAGATTCATGTACACATGTAATAGgtaataggaaaatatttaaaaaataagttctacCTAAGTTGTTTCAGcattaaaacaatctttttattatttagagtaaaacatttttaaatatcatatgaGTGAATATATGTCTACAGTTCTTTTAAGAACTGTGGAAAAGGGGAAGaacaaaatttttatcttttaattagaATCCTTTTTAGAGTTGTTAAAATTTGATGTCAGAAAACATACAATAAGAGAGTATTTAAAGtgttatacaaaaacaaaaaacccattagccagaaatttttaaaattttttcttttttttaagtttatttatttttgcagagacagacaagagcatgagtgggggaggatcagagagagagggagacacagaatctgaaacaggtgtcagcacagagcccgacgcggggctcaaactcacagacagcaagatcatgacctgagccgaagtcaggtgctcaaccaactgagccacccaggtgccccttatttgcTCACTTAAATGTGAGTTCTTGGGAGCCGAAATTGTGTCCTACACAACTTTTTATTGTCAGCACCTAGCAAGTGCCAGTTTTGGCACTTATAAGAGCCAAATTTGTAAGTACTCAATATTTTTGGGATGAACgaattacaataaaatatcaaGCAGTGTTCTCAAATTTTGACATGCAAGTTTTTGGAgactgtgtttattcatttttttaatgtttattcactttttgagagagacagaacatgaatggaaaaggggcagagagaggaagacacagattccgaagcaggttccaggctctgagctgccagcacagagcccgacgcagggctcgaactcacgaactgcgagatcgtgacctgagccaaagttggaagctcaaccaactgagccacccagttgcccctggaGACTGTGTTTAAAGTGCAGCTTCCTAAGCCTCTAACCCCAGAGAATGATTTACTAGGAACTTACATTTTCGTAaggtaccccccacccccaccccacaaggTGATTTCAGTGCAAAGGATGACTTATGTGAACAatgttttgtttgaaataaaaagaacaggaagTATAAACAATCCTAGTATATACATTTCTTATTGTTCCTTGTGCTGTAGACATTATAAAGAAGGGAAGAACAATACGCCTGTTATAAGCACAGTTATCTTTTtgtagaggccacttttaggTAACAGGCTTGAACAATGGAAACTTGAGCAAGGCCAAAGGGTCCACAGCCTGACCAGTTGACTGAATACAGACAGGCCCATCAGGCGACCCATCTCAAAATATCCACAGGCCCTAACTAACCAATGGGCTACTCACAACCAGGCACAGGTACCAAAACAAGGGAAAATTCCATGGTCCCCATATCTCCTTACCTCCCCCACTTTAAAAacagcccccacccactgcctcctGGCAGACAGTCTCTACTTTGCTCCCTTGTGGTATATTCAAGAAACTTCTATACTGGCTCTTCTGCCTCAGGTGAATCCTTCCACAGCCTGTGCCCCAGGCTTCCACCTGATTGGGTCGCCCTACATTTGGGTGCCCCCATCTGATTGGGAGAGATGCCACACTTTCACATGTTGTTAACTCTGTTACAGTTAGGTAGGTTACCTGTGTTTCCAACTTTATACTTTCAGCTCTTAGGTAAGTTTCAGTGTCACTTGCAAGTAGATATGAATAGGGCAGAACATAATCCTTTTCTTGATGAAAAATGGTGTAATTGGGTAAATTATTTTGATTGAGACGGAGACACTATTCAGACTACAACATTAGCTGGTGTTCAGGTTAGCCTTGATGTATGCCCTGCCTATATACGTTATGATTCTATTTGTCTCTAATATTCTATACAGGATGAAACAGGCTGGTCTCCTGGTGTAAAGGGGGGAGTGTTACTGGCCTTGTGTGGAAAGTTCTTATTTCTAGTTAAAATAATTGAAGTTGTAAAACCAGAAaaccaataattatttattatacagAAATGTGAAAACCCTATGCATTAAAGAAGGTGTTTTGCAGAGACTACTATACAGATTCAAACTGAAGACATTCTCATTGAgatacaacataaaaataaacactgaccAAGTGTTGCAAGAAAGAACTCGACTTCTACCCCCCAATCAAGCTGACACTTTCCAGAACAAAACCTGgttcaaaaaggaaaactaagcCACGTAGAGACAACACATGGACTGCTTTTGTACTTTCAGAGTGCCAAACTGAAGCTCTACTCAGCTGCACGTTTAGAACTCATTTCATGCTAAAATTCGTATCTCTAGTCATATAAGCAATacctgaaagtgaaaaaaaaaacaatgattgtTGATTTGGGGAATTCCATGGGGCTACACAGGTTTGGGGGAGGAGATGAAAGTTACAATCATTCATTCGTTTCAGATCAGGAAGAGTTGATATCATGTCTGGGTTGTCTGTATGAGCCCTTTGACAGCCTGCTTCTCTGTAATGGTCAAAAGCTGAGTGTAGAtctccatgttgagtgtagagattaaataaacaaatcttaaaaaaatatttgcatagtaAATGCCTGAACTTAGCACAACTTGGTGCCTGTCCTCTTTATATTCCTAAATAGTAGACTTTATGTCAACATGCATTTCATACCAAATTGCCcatcaaaatagtatttttcttaatcttctcTTAGCACTCACTACTGAAttgaaaaaactgaaaagttttGAGAGATTTGGCTAGAAAGATGGTTATATTGAAACAAGACTAATGACTAGGAGGTTATCTATGGACTAAATACAGACAAAACTACTTCTAGAACCCTTAAATACAGACAGAATCTATCAATTTATGAAGGAAGCCAAAAACAGGGAACAAGAAGATCTGGAGTTTAGATACACTGTCTGGACTCAGGATGCTGCTATTAGGCAACTGAAATTTATAACTCCCTCAATTTGATCAGAGCAGAGACATATAGAGTAAATCTGGAGGAATCAGGACAATCATGAGCTGAAGGGTGGAAATTCTCATGCCACCTCCCTCCCTTATAAACTGGAATGCTGATTGTATGAAGGACGTGGCTGAAAGacccatttttttcattcagactTTTGCCCTGATGAACGAGGGAGTAGGATAATGCTAAGAGAGAGTACAGAACATATTTCTGATTCTAGGACTGTGAGAACCAGGTAAGCAAATTTGCAATATTCTCATTAGGTTAGAAAAGGAAAGCTGAAAAATCATTAGTGGGACATATAATCCCAGAGACCATCTGTTCCaaaaattagttttgtttctaCTGCCCAGACAGTTATTTCAATAACTACAATCCTTAGTAGAGTCTGAGAGACAAAGACTGTGAAAACGTgtatttaagatagaaaacagggcgtctggctggctcagttgatagagcatacaactcttagTCTCAGGGTAATGAGCTCAAGTCCCATATTGgatgtggagcccacttaaaaaaaaagaagagatagaaaacaaaccTTAGAAATCTTAATTAATGGTTTGCTCTATATCTCATTCACATTTTGTGGCTGGAGAACTCCAAATCCCACTTAGATATTCCTGTTTATCCAAAAGCACACTGGATGGAAGCAAACCAGGAAATGAGAGAAAGtgataattgtgtgtgtgtgtgtgtgtgtgtgtgtgtgtgtgtgtgtgtgtattcacctAGTTTATTCACCTCTGCAGTGGAAATTTAGGGAGAAATAAAGTCTGCTTACAATGGTCAAGGTTTATGGAGAAGCCCTGAAGTTGGCTCTCCCCAAATCATAAGTCTGattcaagagaaggaaaaaaaaaaaacaaaaaaacaaacaaaaaacgatgAAAAACATCTCATCACACAAAACTCCGTGTGGTGTCTCTGACAGTCACGAGCCAGcaggggaaaaaggagaaaccCACCCACTGGCTTTAGGATTTATTGAAGGCTGCCAGCACAGCCCAGATCATCTCTGTGGCACTGTGCTTTGTCCCCTCCACTTCAGGGTCCAGCTCTACTAAGTCCTTGGCTCGATTCATTGCCACATCATACCTGTCATCTGTCAGAGAGGAGAAGACATTCTCTAGCACATCAGAGGAGTGGGCCAGCACCAGGAGCGCTAGTGTTCGTTTGTCCATACGCTGGGGGTCATTCACCCACCGCTCTAGGACACTATCTTGAAGTTTTTTCACTAGTCGCTGTTTCTCTGTTGTATTGGTCACTGGATGAGTAGTCATGTCAAATAGGAGGAAATTCTGCTTCTCTGTGGTTAGAATACCCTTCTCTACTAGGTTCTTTGCAATTCGTTCTCTCACATTTCTCAGTTGGTACTGTAATTTGAAGGGGTTCCAGGTCTCACCTTTgggaaaaaacaaatggaagactTGAACAATATGCTAAGCCAACTAGATCTAACAAGACATCTGCAGAACATTCCACCCTAACAGCATAATACATACCCTTCTCAAGTACACGTGGCATACTCTACAGGATAGACCATTTGCTAGGCCATAAAATCAGCCTTAATAAAAGGACTGAAAACATACAAAGTATGCTATCCAACCACaatagaattaaactagaaattaaatacAGGAGACAATTTGggaaattcaaaaatatgtggaaattaaacaacaaactCCTAAATAACCAATGGGGTCAAAGAAATCACACTCAACTCTGAGTTGAATGAAAATGACAACAGACCAAAACTTATGCTATGTAGCTTAAACCAGTGCCAAGAGAGAAAGATATGACCCCAAATGGTATGCTagaaaagatattaaataaatcaataaccTAACTTCTACTTTAAAAAACTAGACAAAGTAGAACACAATAAACAcgaaggaagcagaagaaaggaaataatagagattagagaGGAGATAAatagaaacaatgaaaacaatagaGGAAATCATTAAAATCAAAGTTGGTtcattgaaaagatcaacaaattgaCAAAcctaaaatgacaaagaaaaaagagagaagagtcaaATCACTAACATTAGGAATTAGAGAGGAAACATCACTACTgaccttaaagaaataaaaatggcagggggtgcctgggtggctcagtcggttcagtatccgactccagctcaagtcatgatctcacagtttgtgagttggagccctgcttcaggattctttctctcttcctctctccctctgccccctgtgggattctctctctctccctctgcccctcatgggatgctctctctctctccccctctctgcccccccccaaaaaagtaaataaaaaaaaatcaaattgaattTCTATTCATTAgcaacaatctgaaaataaattttttctcaatttttgtaGTTGTTTTCCTACAATTATActcataatagcatcaaaaagaacaaaatagttaGGACTATATTTAACAAAAGTAGTATAAGACTTACACATTGGaaattacaaaacattgttgaaagaaatatctaaataaatggaaaggcatccatgttcatggattagaaaacttgatattattattgtttttaatttttattttatttttgagagagagacagagcacgagtgggggagggcagagagagagagggagacacggaatctgaagcaggatccaggctctgagctgtcagcacagagcccaatgcggggctggaacttatgggctgcgagatgatgacctgagctgaagtcggacgcttaaccaactgagccacccaggtaccccagaaaacTTAGTATTTTTAAGATAGCAATATTCCCCAAATTGATCTGCAGATACAATATAATTCCTATTAAAATCctaccttaggggcacctgggtggctctgtcggttaaatgtccaactcttgatttcagctcaggtcatgatctcatggttcgtgagtttgagccctgtgttgggctctgcactgacagtgcaaagcctgcttgggattctctctctctccctctctaaacaaataaacttaaagaaaaaaaaaccactactTTGCTTGATTGCCGAAACTGACCAGCTGATTCTATAATtcatacagaaatgcaaaagaccCA from Panthera leo isolate Ple1 chromosome C1, P.leo_Ple1_pat1.1, whole genome shotgun sequence encodes the following:
- the GOLPH3L gene encoding Golgi phosphoprotein 3-like, with product MTTLTHRARRTEVGKNSEKKVESEEDTNQDKSPDNEDSGDSKDIRLTLMEEVLLLGLKDKEGYTSFWNDCISSGLRGGILIELAMRGRIYLEPPTMRKKRLLDRKVLLKSDSPTGDVLLDETLKHIKATEPTETVQTWIELLTGETWNPFKLQYQLRNVRERIAKNLVEKGILTTEKQNFLLFDMTTHPVTNTTEKQRLVKKLQDSVLERWVNDPQRMDKRTLALLVLAHSSDVLENVFSSLTDDRYDVAMNRAKDLVELDPEVEGTKHSATEMIWAVLAAFNKS